The following coding sequences lie in one Rhizobium sp. ZPR4 genomic window:
- a CDS encoding GntR family transcriptional regulator, whose protein sequence is MNVNLLKKGAESPATLATSIYERLKADILSTRLEPGRKLQLRFLIEHYDAGQTPLREALNRLTTEDLVIGKEQRGFFVKPISLDELHELTKTRCWVETLALRESMANATPDWEEALLVAHHRLERTPRSLNLEHFEDNPEWERLHRAFHALLIGGCGSKPLIGFCEQLADRLYRYRALSIRKAFRVRKVSDEHARILRAVLDRDTLEAERLLQLHYEKTADIIRADLDTAT, encoded by the coding sequence ATGAACGTCAACTTGCTGAAGAAAGGGGCCGAAAGCCCCGCGACATTGGCAACCAGCATCTATGAGCGGCTGAAGGCCGACATTCTCTCAACGCGCCTGGAGCCTGGCCGGAAGCTGCAGTTGCGCTTCCTGATCGAGCACTACGATGCCGGCCAGACACCGTTGCGCGAGGCGCTGAACCGATTGACGACGGAGGATCTCGTCATCGGAAAGGAGCAGCGCGGCTTCTTCGTCAAACCCATCAGCCTGGATGAACTGCACGAACTGACGAAAACGCGCTGCTGGGTGGAGACGCTGGCGCTACGGGAATCAATGGCGAATGCAACGCCCGACTGGGAAGAGGCGCTTCTGGTCGCCCATCACCGGCTGGAGCGCACCCCACGCTCACTCAATCTGGAGCACTTCGAAGACAATCCGGAATGGGAAAGGCTTCACCGCGCCTTTCACGCGCTGCTGATCGGGGGCTGTGGATCGAAGCCGTTGATAGGCTTTTGCGAGCAGCTTGCCGATAGGCTCTACCGCTATCGTGCACTTTCGATCCGCAAGGCCTTTCGTGTGCGCAAGGTCAGTGACGAGCATGCGCGCATCCTCAGAGCCGTGCTCGACCGGGACACCCTGGAAGCCGAGCGGTTGCTGCAGCTTCATTATGAAAAAACGGCCGATATCATCCGAGCCGATCTTGATACGGCAACGTAA
- a CDS encoding amidohydrolase family protein has translation MSGTEKGASGAFANRCACCGIDIHCHVVPARFPLSAGDAPIRGWPSMVAADACHATVVIDDKPYRTVSDACWVAERRLEEMDRTGIHIQALSPMPELFGYWIEKTAARDLVRFVNDAIAAIVGEGEGRFVGLGGLPLQDIDLAILELHRIVGELGFRGVEIGSNINGVPIGDPCFHPFFAEAEKLGAAVFVHAVRPTGMDRLLGPAPLQQVLGYPTDVGLAAASVITGGLLQKFPKLRIAFSHGGGTFASLLPRLEQGYSTFPALNEIMQESPAVQARRLYVDSLVFDLNMLRHLVAVFGEDRVLLGTDYPFNFREKEPVARIEEAFADASLRARLTFANARAFLGLDEV, from the coding sequence ATGAGCGGAACGGAAAAGGGAGCGTCAGGCGCCTTTGCGAATCGCTGCGCTTGTTGCGGCATTGATATCCATTGCCACGTGGTGCCTGCACGTTTTCCGCTCTCCGCAGGGGACGCCCCGATCCGCGGCTGGCCTTCGATGGTTGCCGCAGATGCTTGTCACGCAACGGTCGTGATCGATGACAAGCCTTATCGCACGGTCAGCGATGCCTGCTGGGTGGCTGAGCGGCGGCTGGAGGAGATGGACAGGACCGGCATCCACATTCAGGCTCTATCTCCCATGCCCGAACTCTTCGGCTACTGGATCGAAAAGACTGCGGCCCGCGACCTTGTCCGATTCGTCAACGATGCGATCGCCGCGATCGTCGGAGAGGGTGAGGGGCGTTTCGTCGGGCTCGGCGGGCTTCCCCTTCAGGACATTGATCTTGCGATCCTCGAATTGCATCGCATCGTCGGCGAACTCGGTTTTCGCGGTGTTGAGATCGGCAGCAATATCAATGGCGTGCCGATCGGCGATCCTTGTTTCCATCCATTCTTTGCGGAAGCCGAGAAGCTTGGCGCTGCGGTCTTCGTGCATGCAGTGCGCCCGACCGGCATGGACAGACTGCTCGGGCCGGCCCCGCTTCAGCAGGTGCTCGGCTACCCGACCGATGTCGGATTGGCGGCCGCATCCGTGATTACCGGCGGGCTGCTTCAGAAATTCCCGAAGCTGCGGATCGCCTTCAGCCATGGCGGTGGAACGTTTGCCTCGCTGCTGCCGCGGCTGGAGCAGGGTTATTCGACCTTCCCGGCGCTCAACGAGATCATGCAGGAGAGCCCTGCTGTGCAGGCGCGACGCCTCTATGTGGATTCGCTGGTCTTCGATTTGAACATGCTGCGCCATCTGGTCGCCGTCTTCGGCGAAGATCGCGTGCTGCTTGGAACCGACTATCCCTTCAATTTTCGGGAGAAAGAGCCTGTCGCTCGCATCGAGGAAGCGTTTGCGGATGCAAGTTTGCGCGCGCGCCTGACATTTGCGAACGCACGAGCTTTCTTGGGCTTGGATGAGGTTTGA
- a CDS encoding VOC family protein has protein sequence MTEFPVIALRSVELATPDLATSVDFYTRIWGLDVVAEVGGKVFLAAAGDDFHVLELKQSDRSELRKISFRVGTAEALASLFAKTVAAGCTVLREIGAADGPAGGERFVIREPQGSVLEFVYGDRRKQGRVVPNRPGRLAHVNINSTQIEALSEFYRAVLGFRLTDRSKLMAFLRCNDDHHAVVLAEAPVNGLNHVAFLMPDLESVMRGSGRVVDHGYPIGWGVGRHGPGDNVFAYFVDPQGVVIEYTTEVLQVDDSYRARGPEEWVWPPGRTDHWGIAPPKSDACKKAQISIGFSGV, from the coding sequence ATGACTGAATTTCCTGTCATCGCTTTGCGCAGCGTGGAACTGGCTACGCCAGATCTTGCAACGTCTGTCGATTTTTATACCCGCATCTGGGGCCTGGATGTCGTTGCCGAAGTGGGAGGCAAGGTTTTCCTGGCGGCAGCGGGCGATGATTTTCATGTGCTGGAATTAAAGCAAAGCGACCGCTCGGAATTGCGCAAGATCAGTTTTCGCGTCGGCACGGCTGAAGCGCTAGCGTCGCTTTTTGCAAAGACGGTTGCTGCGGGCTGCACTGTTCTGCGCGAAATCGGAGCCGCCGATGGACCGGCCGGCGGCGAGCGTTTCGTTATCCGAGAGCCGCAAGGCTCGGTACTGGAATTTGTCTATGGCGACCGCCGCAAGCAAGGGCGCGTCGTTCCCAACCGGCCGGGGCGCCTCGCTCATGTCAACATTAACAGCACTCAGATCGAGGCGCTTTCGGAATTCTATCGCGCTGTCCTGGGTTTCCGTCTGACAGACCGGTCGAAACTCATGGCCTTCCTGCGCTGCAACGACGATCATCACGCGGTCGTGCTGGCCGAAGCGCCGGTAAATGGACTGAACCATGTCGCCTTCCTCATGCCTGACCTTGAATCCGTCATGCGAGGTTCGGGCCGTGTCGTCGATCACGGCTATCCGATCGGCTGGGGTGTCGGCCGGCATGGGCCGGGCGACAACGTCTTTGCCTATTTTGTCGATCCGCAAGGTGTGGTGATCGAATACACCACTGAAGTCCTGCAAGTGGACGACAGCTACCGCGCCCGAGGCCCTGAGGAATGGGTCTGGCCGCCCGGCCGGACCGACCACTGGGGCATTGCGCCTCCAAAGAGCGACGCCTGTAAGAAGGCGCAGATTTCCATCGGATTTTCCGGCGTCTGA
- a CDS encoding bifunctional 3-(3-hydroxy-phenyl)propionate/3-hydroxycinnamic acid hydroxylase encodes MPVKNDSDISNRYDVLVVGFGPAGAVAAGMLGARGHSTLVVDRLTGIYDKPRAIALDHEILRHFDNMGIADEVLPHIAPFTASQHFGAEGQLIRRIDMVPEPYPLGYTPSMVFTQPPVEAVLRRHAESFDCVAIELGTEMVDLDPRADEVVVTLEDSSGKSRRIAAKYVIGCDGASSRVRELSGMKLEDLVFDEPWLVVDVQVHEAALGRLPQTSAQFCNPARPTSYIMGPKNHRRWEIMLLPGEDPREMEKSDNVWRLLSPWLAPEEGELWRAAAYRFHALVADDWRRGRVLIAGDAAHQQPPFIGQGMCQGLRDVSNLIWRLDRILKGQSSEALLDTYTVERKRHVQALTGKIKAIGQTICERDPEAAAARDARILAEGGGRPLTITRQEIVPPIEDGLITEEGTPARGLLFPQPAIVEGSDQRLMDAFTGPVWRLVLDGRQIGSAEGRALAEAIDGIVVKAVVPKDTDAIDPSVLREKDGVLSAWFERHGAIAALVRPDHYVFGAARSVEVLRQQIADLRTRLA; translated from the coding sequence ATGCCTGTGAAGAACGACAGTGATATTTCGAACCGCTATGACGTGCTGGTGGTTGGGTTCGGCCCGGCTGGAGCTGTGGCCGCCGGCATGCTCGGTGCGCGCGGCCATTCCACGCTCGTCGTCGATCGGTTGACCGGCATCTACGACAAGCCGCGCGCCATCGCGCTCGACCACGAAATCCTGCGCCATTTCGACAATATGGGCATTGCCGACGAAGTGCTTCCCCATATCGCACCATTCACGGCCTCCCAGCACTTCGGCGCGGAAGGGCAGTTGATCCGCCGTATCGACATGGTGCCTGAGCCCTATCCGCTCGGCTATACCCCGAGCATGGTGTTTACCCAGCCTCCTGTCGAAGCTGTGTTGAGACGCCATGCCGAGAGCTTTGACTGCGTGGCGATAGAGCTTGGCACGGAAATGGTCGATCTCGATCCACGCGCGGATGAGGTGGTCGTAACGCTTGAGGATTCGTCCGGCAAAAGTCGGAGGATCGCGGCAAAATATGTGATCGGCTGCGACGGTGCCTCAAGCCGGGTGCGCGAACTGTCCGGAATGAAGCTCGAAGATCTCGTCTTTGACGAGCCGTGGCTTGTGGTCGATGTCCAGGTGCATGAGGCCGCACTTGGCAGGCTGCCGCAGACTTCGGCCCAGTTCTGCAACCCGGCGCGTCCGACCAGCTACATCATGGGGCCGAAGAACCATCGCCGGTGGGAAATCATGCTGCTGCCCGGCGAAGACCCGCGTGAGATGGAAAAGTCCGACAATGTCTGGCGGCTGCTGTCGCCCTGGCTGGCGCCGGAGGAGGGCGAGCTTTGGCGTGCCGCTGCCTATCGGTTTCATGCGCTCGTGGCCGACGACTGGCGGCGGGGCAGGGTACTGATTGCCGGCGATGCCGCCCATCAGCAGCCGCCTTTTATCGGGCAGGGCATGTGCCAGGGCCTTCGCGACGTTTCCAATCTCATCTGGCGGCTCGACCGCATCCTGAAGGGACAGTCTTCCGAAGCGCTGCTGGACACCTACACGGTGGAACGCAAGCGGCATGTGCAGGCGCTGACCGGCAAGATCAAGGCGATCGGTCAGACGATCTGCGAACGCGATCCGGAGGCTGCTGCGGCACGTGACGCCCGCATTCTTGCAGAGGGCGGCGGTCGGCCGCTGACCATTACCCGTCAGGAAATCGTCCCGCCCATCGAGGATGGTCTGATCACAGAAGAAGGCACGCCGGCACGGGGACTACTGTTTCCGCAGCCGGCGATCGTCGAGGGTTCGGATCAACGGCTGATGGACGCTTTCACCGGACCGGTTTGGCGACTTGTGCTCGACGGCCGCCAGATCGGGTCGGCGGAGGGACGGGCACTCGCGGAAGCGATCGACGGGATCGTGGTGAAGGCTGTTGTGCCCAAGGACACAGACGCAATCGATCCGTCGGTACTCCGGGAGAAGGACGGCGTGCTTTCTGCCTGGTTCGAACGACATGGTGCGATCGCCGCGCTCGTGCGTCCTGACCACTATGTCTTTGGCGCTGCCCGAAGCGTCGAGGTCCTTCGCCAACAGATCGCCGATCTACGGACGCGTCTCGCCTGA
- a CDS encoding MFS transporter, which translates to MSESTADTTSKWQPFAVLILLFLFQTLNFFDKLVFGLSAVSIMKDLGISPQQFGLIGSSFFLLFSISGVLVGLFVIGRVPVKWILVILAAIWSIAQIPIYFTSSVTVLVACRILLGLGEGPGLPTALHACHNWFSPQRRSVPSAVVLQGISVGLLAGGPILTYVIVNYGWRSGFLFCGLIGVAWIIAWLLIGGEGPHAVAENEKARAVVGETPIPARKLWLDPTVIGVIIMSTMSYWIVGMSATWLPPFLQQGLGYSQTETGSIISAVYIFQSPLLLIGSWIAQRMLQKGVSKRAALGSASGYALLVSGLALIASVHVSGPLQLALIAIAFAAPSLTTIYGPITLGSVAPAVQRGRLIVVIYSANAVSALASNAVTGMIVQAAGPDHVAAGYANAMLFTAAILIIGAISAFALIFPDRTIERFGKITRFTDQMQRV; encoded by the coding sequence ATGTCCGAGTCGACCGCCGATACCACCAGTAAATGGCAACCTTTTGCCGTCCTTATCCTGCTTTTCCTGTTCCAGACGCTGAACTTCTTCGACAAGCTGGTCTTCGGCCTTTCCGCCGTGTCGATCATGAAAGATCTCGGCATTTCGCCGCAGCAGTTCGGGTTGATCGGCAGCAGCTTCTTTCTCTTGTTCTCCATTTCTGGCGTTCTCGTCGGCCTCTTCGTGATTGGCCGCGTCCCCGTCAAATGGATTCTCGTCATTCTTGCGGCAATCTGGTCGATCGCGCAGATCCCGATCTATTTCACCAGCTCGGTGACGGTTCTTGTCGCCTGCCGCATCCTGCTCGGCCTCGGGGAGGGACCCGGGCTGCCGACGGCATTGCATGCCTGCCATAACTGGTTCAGCCCACAAAGGCGCAGCGTGCCGAGTGCCGTCGTGCTGCAGGGCATCAGCGTCGGCTTGCTCGCCGGTGGGCCGATCCTCACCTATGTCATCGTCAACTACGGCTGGCGTTCGGGCTTCCTTTTCTGCGGACTGATCGGCGTCGCCTGGATCATCGCCTGGCTGCTCATCGGCGGCGAAGGGCCGCATGCGGTCGCGGAGAACGAAAAGGCTCGCGCTGTGGTGGGAGAGACCCCGATCCCAGCCCGCAAGCTCTGGCTCGACCCGACCGTTATCGGCGTCATCATTATGTCCACCATGTCCTACTGGATCGTCGGCATGTCGGCCACCTGGCTGCCGCCCTTCCTGCAGCAGGGTCTCGGCTATTCGCAGACTGAGACCGGCTCGATCATTTCGGCCGTCTATATCTTCCAGTCGCCGCTGTTGCTCATCGGTTCGTGGATTGCTCAGCGCATGCTTCAGAAGGGTGTCAGCAAGCGCGCCGCCCTCGGCAGCGCCTCGGGCTATGCGCTTCTCGTCAGTGGATTGGCGTTGATTGCCTCGGTTCATGTCAGCGGTCCGCTGCAACTGGCGCTGATCGCGATCGCTTTTGCCGCTCCGAGTCTGACGACGATCTACGGCCCGATCACGCTCGGTAGCGTCGCGCCCGCCGTCCAGCGCGGCCGGCTGATCGTCGTGATCTATTCGGCAAATGCGGTGTCGGCACTCGCATCCAACGCCGTTACCGGCATGATCGTGCAGGCGGCCGGACCCGACCATGTCGCGGCTGGCTATGCAAACGCCATGCTGTTCACGGCCGCAATCCTCATCATCGGCGCAATTTCCGCTTTCGCACTGATCTTTCCGGACCGCACCATCGAGCGCTTCGGCAAGATAACGCGCTTCACCGATCAAATGCAGCGGGTGTGA
- a CDS encoding fumarylacetoacetate hydrolase family protein has product MRLSTVKIAGRPTWGVVEDDRFLDAGAALAARYADLKAAVAVGLAGVAEAAASAAATPLGEIEWLPVIPNPDKILCVGLNYEMHRKETGRAEVENPTIFARYANSQTGHLAPIVRPKVSTELDFEGELAVIIGKSGRYITRDEAMGYVAGYACYNDGSVRDFQRHTHQFTPGKNFPDTGAFGPWMMTPDELGPLPDLRIQTRLNGAVVQDATFGQMIFDIARQIEYCSSFTRLEPGDVIVSGTPGGVGAKRQPPLWMKPGDVVEVEIDRLGILSNPIVDELR; this is encoded by the coding sequence ATGAGACTGTCCACCGTCAAGATCGCCGGCCGTCCGACCTGGGGCGTTGTCGAGGACGATCGCTTCCTCGATGCCGGCGCGGCTCTCGCGGCGCGCTATGCCGATCTCAAAGCGGCTGTGGCCGTCGGTCTTGCCGGCGTTGCTGAGGCAGCTGCTTCCGCTGCAGCCACGCCGCTCGGTGAAATCGAATGGCTGCCGGTCATCCCCAATCCCGACAAGATCCTCTGCGTTGGCCTGAACTATGAAATGCATCGCAAGGAGACGGGACGTGCGGAGGTGGAAAATCCGACGATCTTTGCTCGCTATGCCAATAGCCAGACAGGCCATCTCGCCCCGATCGTGCGCCCGAAGGTCTCGACTGAGCTCGATTTCGAAGGCGAGCTGGCGGTCATCATCGGCAAGTCCGGCCGTTACATCACCCGCGACGAGGCCATGGGCTACGTTGCCGGCTATGCCTGCTACAACGACGGCAGCGTGCGTGATTTCCAGCGTCATACGCATCAGTTCACGCCGGGCAAGAACTTCCCCGACACCGGTGCCTTCGGGCCGTGGATGATGACGCCGGACGAGCTCGGTCCGCTACCCGATCTTCGTATTCAGACGCGTCTCAATGGGGCAGTGGTTCAGGACGCGACGTTCGGCCAGATGATCTTCGATATCGCCCGGCAGATCGAATATTGCTCCAGCTTCACGCGGTTGGAACCGGGTGACGTCATTGTCAGCGGCACACCGGGCGGGGTTGGCGCCAAGCGGCAGCCACCGCTGTGGATGAAGCCGGGAGACGTCGTGGAGGTGGAAATCGACAGGCTCGGCATTCTCAGCAATCCGATTGTCGATGAGTTGCGTTAG
- a CDS encoding glycoside hydrolase family 3 N-terminal domain-containing protein — MKQFIALCAAGSLLASTALSQEQSALSARVAKTLTIDGLSFKDLNRNGKLDPYEDWRLPAAERAADLIRQMTLEEKAGLMMHGTAPSIGPGSGMGVGTEYDLVRAKDMIDGRKVVTFITRLAGDPALLAEQNNKLQEIAEAGRLGIPATISTDPRNHFQFVLGASVSAGGFSKWPETLGLAAIGDPSLVRRFGDIVRQEYRAVGIQEALSPQVDLASEPRWPRTNGTFGEDAQLAKSMAEAYVAGFQNGENGINKDSVVAVAKHWVGYGAAKDGYDSHNVYGRHATFPGNNFAEHLIPFEGAFKAKVGGVMPTYSILDGVTLDGKPLEPVGAGYSKQLLTDLLRGHYGFDGVVLSDWLITNDCKGACLDGEKPGVKPTLNEETFGMPWGVEDLSRVDRFAKAVNAGVDQFGGVTSSDLLVQAVKEGKINEQRLDQSAARILVQKFEQGLFENPYVDLQKARAIVGNAAFAEEATAAQSRAMVLLDNKAGLLPVKSGKKVFLYGVDAKVASAQGFTVVADAKDADFAVVRLNAPYQQPHMNYFFGSRQQEGDLDFKDGNADFEAFKETAKQVPTIVTVYLARPAILTGIREHAAAILANFGASDAALFDVIEGKQKAEGKLPFELPSSMDEVRRQKSDVPHDTSHPLYPIGYHMQY; from the coding sequence ATGAAACAGTTTATTGCCTTATGCGCGGCCGGATCGCTGCTCGCTTCAACAGCTTTGTCGCAGGAGCAGTCCGCGCTTTCGGCCCGTGTCGCCAAGACGCTGACCATTGATGGGCTTTCCTTTAAGGATCTCAATCGCAACGGCAAACTTGATCCTTACGAAGACTGGCGCCTGCCGGCTGCCGAGCGGGCTGCCGATCTCATCAGACAGATGACGCTGGAGGAGAAGGCCGGCCTCATGATGCATGGCACCGCTCCGTCTATCGGCCCCGGTTCCGGCATGGGGGTCGGGACCGAATATGATCTTGTGCGCGCCAAGGACATGATCGATGGGCGCAAGGTCGTGACCTTCATAACGCGATTGGCGGGTGATCCCGCTCTATTGGCCGAGCAAAACAACAAGCTTCAGGAGATCGCGGAGGCTGGACGGCTTGGCATTCCGGCGACGATCAGCACCGATCCTCGCAATCACTTCCAGTTCGTGCTTGGCGCAAGCGTTTCGGCGGGGGGATTCTCGAAATGGCCCGAGACCCTCGGGCTGGCGGCGATAGGAGATCCGTCGCTCGTTCGGCGCTTCGGCGATATTGTTCGCCAGGAATATCGCGCCGTCGGCATACAGGAAGCATTGTCTCCGCAAGTGGATCTTGCCAGCGAGCCGCGCTGGCCACGCACCAACGGGACGTTCGGTGAGGACGCGCAACTCGCCAAATCCATGGCGGAAGCCTATGTGGCCGGGTTCCAGAATGGCGAGAACGGCATCAACAAGGACAGTGTCGTTGCAGTGGCCAAACACTGGGTCGGCTATGGCGCGGCAAAAGACGGTTACGACAGCCACAACGTCTACGGACGCCACGCGACCTTTCCGGGCAATAATTTCGCCGAACATCTCATTCCGTTTGAGGGCGCCTTCAAGGCGAAGGTCGGCGGCGTGATGCCGACATATTCGATCCTGGATGGCGTGACCCTCGACGGCAAGCCACTGGAGCCGGTGGGCGCGGGATACAGCAAACAGCTTTTGACCGACCTGTTACGCGGCCATTATGGCTTCGACGGTGTCGTTCTCAGCGACTGGCTGATCACCAACGACTGCAAAGGCGCTTGCTTGGATGGCGAGAAGCCGGGTGTAAAGCCAACCTTGAACGAGGAAACCTTTGGCATGCCCTGGGGTGTCGAGGATTTGAGCCGCGTCGACCGCTTCGCCAAAGCCGTCAATGCCGGGGTCGATCAGTTCGGCGGTGTCACCTCTTCCGATCTTCTTGTTCAGGCGGTGAAGGAAGGAAAGATCAACGAGCAGCGCCTCGATCAATCTGCAGCCCGTATCCTTGTCCAGAAATTCGAGCAGGGCCTCTTTGAAAATCCGTATGTCGACCTGCAAAAGGCGCGGGCAATCGTTGGCAATGCGGCATTTGCTGAGGAGGCAACCGCTGCTCAAAGCCGAGCCATGGTCTTGCTCGACAACAAGGCTGGCCTGCTGCCGGTGAAGTCAGGAAAAAAGGTGTTCCTCTACGGTGTCGATGCCAAAGTTGCGTCGGCGCAGGGCTTTACTGTGGTGGCCGATGCCAAGGATGCCGACTTTGCGGTGGTGCGTCTTAACGCGCCCTATCAGCAGCCGCATATGAACTACTTCTTCGGTTCCCGTCAGCAGGAAGGCGATCTGGATTTCAAGGACGGTAACGCCGATTTCGAGGCGTTCAAGGAGACGGCAAAGCAGGTTCCGACGATCGTTACCGTCTATCTGGCGCGTCCGGCGATCCTTACCGGCATCCGCGAGCATGCCGCTGCGATCCTTGCCAATTTCGGCGCAAGCGACGCAGCCTTGTTCGACGTGATCGAGGGCAAGCAGAAGGCGGAAGGCAAGCTGCCCTTCGAGCTTCCTTCATCGATGGATGAGGTCCGGAGACAGAAATCCGATGTGCCGCACGATACATCCCATCCGCTCTATCCGATCGGCTATCACATGCAGTACTGA
- a CDS encoding phosphatase PAP2 family protein — protein sequence MYALDAAITGWINSLAGNGLLDQLMIAVSTVGVPLLILTVAAQWWVGSERTRTRHVLIAAGLTFLIGLGINQIILLFDHRIRPYDVGITRLLIERSSDPSFPSDHATASFAIAAAFLVHKMPKRGLFFLLAAVLVSFSRVYIGTHYISDVMGGALTGIFAAILVKTLYRPETRVDRFITGIL from the coding sequence ATGTACGCACTCGACGCTGCCATTACCGGATGGATCAACAGTCTGGCCGGGAACGGCCTTCTGGACCAACTCATGATCGCCGTCTCCACCGTTGGCGTTCCACTGCTTATCCTGACCGTCGCCGCCCAATGGTGGGTCGGTTCCGAACGGACAAGAACGCGCCACGTCCTGATCGCGGCCGGTCTGACTTTCCTCATCGGGCTTGGGATCAACCAGATCATTTTGCTCTTCGATCACCGCATCCGGCCATATGATGTCGGGATCACCCGGCTTTTGATTGAACGCAGCAGCGATCCTTCGTTCCCATCCGATCATGCGACGGCGAGCTTCGCAATTGCGGCAGCTTTTCTTGTGCACAAGATGCCGAAGCGCGGCCTTTTCTTCCTTCTGGCCGCCGTTCTGGTGTCCTTCTCGCGGGTCTACATCGGCACGCACTATATCAGCGACGTCATGGGCGGCGCACTGACAGGCATCTTCGCGGCAATCCTGGTCAAAACGCTCTACAGACCGGAGACGCGTGTCGATCGCTTCATCACCGGCATCCTTTGA
- a CDS encoding MFS transporter, translated as MVDVNAKGRRPAPVIPGGVWALGFVSLFMDISSEMIHALLPVYMVTVLGASTLSVGIIEGIAEATAAITKVFSGAISDWLGKRKLLVLLGYGMAALTKPIFPIAPSIGWLVAARFIDRIGKGIRGAPRDALIADISPPEVRGASFGLRQSLDTVGAFLGPALALLLMWWTSDQFGTVFWIAVIPAFIAVGLILFFVREPSKAPSDKGAKFPLRKSDLLRLPSAYWLVTGVAAIFTLARFSEAFLLLDAQSLEMPVMLIPLVLIGMNFVYSLSAYPVGVLADRVDRVTLLLIGVGLLVTADLTLAFVPGLPGLALGVLLWGLHMGFTQGIFATLVADASPSNLRGTAFGVFNLVSGIALLCASILAGGLWEWIGPDSTFVAGAAFASMAGLILLAFRERLKRA; from the coding sequence ATGGTCGATGTCAACGCAAAAGGCCGGCGACCGGCACCAGTCATACCCGGTGGCGTCTGGGCACTGGGCTTCGTCTCGCTTTTTATGGACATCTCCTCCGAGATGATCCATGCGCTGCTTCCTGTCTACATGGTTACCGTTCTTGGAGCCTCGACGCTTTCCGTCGGCATCATCGAAGGCATCGCGGAAGCCACTGCTGCGATCACCAAAGTATTCTCTGGAGCCATAAGCGATTGGCTCGGCAAACGAAAACTGCTGGTCCTGCTGGGATATGGGATGGCCGCACTGACGAAACCGATTTTTCCGATTGCGCCGTCGATCGGCTGGCTTGTAGCAGCACGTTTCATCGACCGTATCGGCAAGGGCATTCGCGGTGCGCCGCGGGATGCCCTGATTGCAGATATTTCGCCTCCCGAAGTTCGCGGCGCGAGCTTCGGACTGCGGCAGTCTTTGGACACGGTCGGCGCCTTCCTAGGTCCGGCGCTTGCGCTGCTTCTCATGTGGTGGACTTCGGATCAATTCGGCACAGTTTTCTGGATTGCCGTCATCCCTGCTTTCATAGCGGTCGGCCTCATCCTTTTCTTCGTCAGGGAGCCTTCAAAAGCGCCCAGCGACAAAGGCGCGAAATTTCCGTTGCGAAAATCCGATCTCTTGCGTCTCCCAAGTGCATACTGGCTTGTAACGGGGGTAGCTGCGATTTTTACGCTTGCGCGCTTCAGCGAAGCTTTTCTGCTGCTCGATGCCCAGAGCCTCGAGATGCCCGTCATGCTAATTCCCCTTGTGCTGATCGGCATGAATTTCGTCTATTCGCTATCCGCATACCCGGTCGGAGTTCTTGCCGATCGGGTCGACCGCGTGACGTTGCTTTTGATCGGTGTCGGGCTGCTGGTCACAGCCGATCTGACACTGGCTTTCGTTCCCGGGCTACCTGGCCTGGCTCTGGGAGTCTTGCTCTGGGGCTTGCATATGGGCTTCACGCAAGGGATCTTTGCAACGCTGGTCGCCGACGCCTCTCCGAGCAATCTGCGGGGAACAGCCTTTGGAGTCTTCAATCTCGTTTCCGGTATCGCCTTGCTATGCGCCAGCATTCTTGCCGGTGGGCTCTGGGAATGGATCGGACCTGACAGCACCTTTGTCGCCGGCGCGGCTTTTGCGTCCATGGCCGGTCTGATCCTGCTTGCTTTCAGAGAGCGCCTCAAGAGGGCTTGA
- a CDS encoding Chromate resistance protein ChrB has product MLTYKVPSEPAARRVALWRRLKGLGAIYLQNGVCLLPRTDENLRRLKMSELDISEMGGESVLLESAPLDDVQLNKVIERFNADRDELYREFIGRCDDFEKEIAKEISKQKFTYAELEEEDTDLGKLQEWFERIKKLDFYGAQLATSAAQKLKACEALLDDYARQVFEANEENKGG; this is encoded by the coding sequence TTGCTGACCTACAAGGTGCCCTCGGAGCCTGCGGCCCGAAGGGTCGCATTGTGGCGACGCCTTAAGGGCTTGGGAGCCATCTATCTTCAGAACGGGGTTTGCCTCCTCCCCCGCACCGATGAAAACCTCCGACGGCTGAAGATGTCGGAACTGGACATCTCCGAGATGGGCGGCGAATCCGTGTTGCTGGAATCAGCACCTCTCGATGACGTTCAGCTCAACAAAGTGATCGAACGCTTCAATGCAGATCGTGACGAGCTCTACCGAGAGTTCATCGGACGCTGCGACGATTTCGAGAAGGAAATCGCGAAGGAGATATCGAAACAGAAGTTCACCTATGCCGAACTCGAAGAAGAAGACACGGACCTCGGGAAGCTCCAGGAATGGTTTGAGCGGATCAAGAAGCTCGATTTCTACGGCGCGCAATTAGCAACGTCGGCCGCCCAGAAGCTCAAAGCCTGCGAGGCCCTGCTCGACGATTATGCACGCCAGGTTTTCGAAGCCAACGAAGAGAACAAAGGCGGCTGA